In Pristiophorus japonicus isolate sPriJap1 chromosome 31, sPriJap1.hap1, whole genome shotgun sequence, the genomic stretch gtggctcggtaacACGTTTTGTCTGAATTACGCTGCCACAACACACCTTGGGACGTTACACTCTTTTaacggtgctatctaaatgcaagttgttgttgcttctgTGGGCACCACAAAGGAATCTTGGGCCTCTCGTTTACCCCGTGGTCTCTTCACCTCCACTGCTTTCATATCCTTATCTCGGTAagaatacacttgccttggaggtggtacaacagaggttcacgagacggattcctgggatgagaggactgtcttatggtgAGAGATTTGTGGAatgtgccgatactctctggagtttagaaggatgaaagatgATCATTTAGAAACAAAAAAGATTCTGATGTTAAATAGAGGAATAACATTAgcaatccgccagtcctctggcactattcctttGTCCAATTATGTTTTAGATATACCTAATACAGCCTCTCCTATCTCTTCCCTACATTCTTTATAATGCCTGGATGGAATCCATATGCACCAAATGTGTTATCCTCTCCATGTTTGACTAGtttataaattggctccccctttctatcttaaatgtcttctTACGTTGTTTGGTTTCTTCATCTACTGTCATGTCCACCCTGTTAATCCCCCTGGTAAATATTGAGGAATTGGGAGAGTGGGGAATGTGGTATTGGGAGGATAGTATCAGTGTGGGATAGGGCGCGTAGAATCAGTGTGGGAGAGGGATGAtgtgaaagattggataggccggggttagtttactttggaacagaggagtctgagggaaGACCTAATTGAAGTTCACAAAATAACTAGAGTCTGAgatagagtcgataggaaggacctatttctccttagcagaggagtcaacaacaaggaggcatcgatttaaagtaattggttgaaggttaagaggggatttgtggggagatttattcacccagaggatggtgggggtctggatctcactgcctgaaagggagataGAGTCAGAAtcgctcgccacatttaaaaagtacttagatgtgcacttgaagtgccgtaacctgcagggctatggaccacggGCTGGAAAGTgatattaggctgggtagctctttgtcagtcggcacggatacgatgggccataCGCCCTCATTGTGTGCAATATACTTCTGTGATTCTACGAATCtatgaaggatggagtcagtgtggGATTGGAGGATAGTTGACATCACACCAGTTGTATCAGATAAAGATTCAGTGCTGCTAAACTGCAGCCTCTAATCAATATCTGCCATGTTGCTGGTTGTACAAGGCCGAGACAAGATCTGACACCATCAGCTCCTCAATCATGTCATGTCAGAGTCAGTAAACGCTTTGTTCTGTATTGGAGTGGTAGGAAATATCTGAAGGCAGAAATCTCTGACTTCGAACCAGCACGTCAGACAAGCAGAGTCTCTCGGCCACGCCTCTTCTTGTACTTCCACCAGGAGCCCACAGACACAGGTAATTCTACAGATCATCATCTACCTTCAGAATTGCCATGGAGTTCGATAGGGGACCAAgtttattcctgggatgagaggattgtcctattgaCAATAGAGATTGAGTACAATGGGACTATACTCGcgagagtttagaagtatgagcggtgatctcattgaagcatgcaagattctgagggggattgacagggaagatactgagaggatgtttcccccaggctggacgggctaaaaccaggggacacactctcaggataaggggtcggccatttaggactcagatgaggagaactttcttcacccagaaggtggtgaatctgtggaattctctaaccacAGAGGAATGCTGAGTCTCGAGGAGGGACAGAATTTGCTGGACTTACCGTCGCCTGCCGCTGAGGTTTCTCGGTGGTCTCGATGTTTTCTGGATGCTCTCTCCTCCGAGCAAGTTTGGTGAGCCGATCACGCTGGCGGGGAGAgaagtgcgccagtggtggagggagtaaggGTTTCAGGTGatagatggggtgctgatcaagcgcaaTTTGTCATGGATGGCttcgagcttcttgattgttgttggagctgcactcatcgatGCATGTGGAGATGATTCCATTCTTCATATGGCCTGCCTGAGGTAATTGTGTcttataatgggccgcaattttgtgaagaagaatttgcacagttcacgagccgaAATGGTGTGAAAAGTAACAAGGCTccatcgtaccaccctgcttcaaatggtacagcaCAGCACagagtgcaaattgtaaaacatgctttcatcaacaaatgttggatccatatCCAAAGAAACGGCAATTGGCATTGGACCATAAATTGACaacttttctaattacttatcagaaTACTCTTTATTCAAATATGGCAGGACACCAGCACAGTTGTTCCTCAAACGACAGCAACACACTAGTTTCTCGTTGCTaaatccaaacttggcacagtccgtgaaAGAAAAACAAtcaagagagaaagagaatcaaggtagaggtagagtaagagagagaagtgtgaaactgAATCAGATGGTGAGATTGAAGAACcgtcaccataaatggttgaagtggttaccaggaacagtagtgaagatatgtgttcCTCGTACATATTTAGTCAAGAAGTTTGATCGAggaaagattaggtttgttcacattgatcatattttacctagagaTGTGGAAGGGGTTGAAAGTTGgagtgatttgattatttctgatgagtcagtaaGTTTTTTACAAgtggagtaccagtagcaaatcctacatcagatgttctataaacaagtccaagagaaggtcagaatttaaatctgaggccGAATCTGGAAGACAAACATTCTGAAGTTACAAAGAGTTCACACGTAAATCAGGGGTTGCCCCTCGAATAAAACTCTCctgaggctcagcctagaatgagtctgagtttgacaccaagtttggaaatttCTCTTCGAGATCGAAGGTATCCTCTTAGAAAGAGAATAtctgtggttaagtttgatttgtaaatatggcaaaatatgtccatatctttgctgtgtataaccatgcaagttatgtctaatgattattttgttatgattgcttcttcattaaggaggcagaggtgtaatatagagctccacctggtggacgACTGCGgcaatgcaactcctgatgtataacATTTTAAGGGTCATGTGACACTTCACATGATGCCATTTTTCAGCAAGAGCCATCTTGTGTCATGATTGTGTTACTAATGACATAAACAACATATCGCAGTTTTAGCCGATAAGACTTATACATTTTCTTTCCACTTTACAGAGATCGGACTTGTGAGACAAAAACAACACACATACAGGATGTTTGTTTTCTCACTCCTATCCAGGAGTTATTTTTATTTAGAGTAATCGAAAGAATTACAAGCAACCACAATAGCATCAAGTGCACAATAATTTCTAATTATTAACCCGAACTGACCAATCCCATTAAAGTACGCTACATTTAAAAATTGCTTATATACTAAGTGATTACAAAGCAAAGACTCTCACACATGAGTTAACTCCAGCCTTGGTACAAGATTGGAAATTAACCCCCTGATTATCTTGGTAACTGACCAGGTCACCACTCACATTGACTGCAGAGCTGACCTCACTTGTTAGTGCTATCCTTTACTCGTTTTCTGGATGTCTGCCACCGTGTACTTAATTGTCGAGGTCTAAAACAAAGGGATAGTCTTTCACCATGAATAGGTCTTTCATTCTCTTCACAGTTCCCAGTAAATGCATGTGAGAACTGTTTATTTGCAGTCGTGAGGTGATAAAACACATGAAACAATCTTTTGAATGAGCAAAGCCTTTTGGGTCGCTAAAAAATGGTCAATCCATGTTTTCAGCCATCTTGAACAGTTTGCAAGCAGAGTCATTCGCAGAAAATTAGATAAAAATGCAGTGGTCTCAGAGAGGTTGCAGTTTAGCAGCACTGAAGCTTTGGCTGATACACCCCAGTACCTTGTTAATGcaatgatggtttctgcctctgccagcattttcaggcagtgagttccagagccctactaccctctgggtgaagaaacctcttctcaaattccctctaaacctcctacaattGAGTTTGCATTGATTCCCCCTGGTTGTCAACCCGTTGAAGCGATTGTTTGAGCACATCCCTGAAGTCCTGCCACATGAAGATGTAGAGAACGGGGTTGATGCAACTGTTGAAGTAGGCCAGGCTGCTGCTGACCTGGATGCCCACTCTGAGCGCCAGGGACGGCAGCTCCTCACGCGGGTGGAGCAGGATGAGGATAGAAAGGATGTTGAAGGGTGCCCAGCACAGGAGGAAGGCCAGGATGACGACGGCGATGAACCTGAAGGACTTGCTGCTGCTGGGCACCATTCGGCCCCACCTCAGCTGCAGCCCGATGATGGTGTAACTGGTGGCGATGACCAGGAACGGGAGGAGTAACCCACCGAGGAAGTAGGTAAGGGTCACCGCTCGTTCCCGAGTGTAGGCCAGTTTATTCGCCCACTCTATCACCTGCTGGTAGTCCTCGCCTCCGTAATCCATCGTGTTCAGTGCTGCCTGCTCTATCACTGCCCACTCGCCATCCAGCAGGTAGTCGGTGTAGCACTGTATCTGATCATCCAGCGGTACCGTTTTACGGAAGACTAACGCTGGTGCACTAATGATGGCAGCCGCCACCCACAAAACCAGGCTGAGCAGGGCAGACAGCCG encodes the following:
- the LOC139240350 gene encoding chemerin-like receptor 1 — its product is MEPEDLQLTNSSEFPHNVPGTEDFSSIWRAIDAYSMAIYVVTCVLGLSGNGLVIWATGFKLKRTAYTVWLLSLAMADFTISLLLPLSFTELALDFHWPFGWLFCKLSYGAFLLCLHVSIFTLAAISVDRCISVVLPIWSRTHRGPRLSALLSLVLWVAAAIISAPALVFRKTVPLDDQIQCYTDYLLDGEWAVIEQAALNTMDYGGEDYQQVIEWANKLAYTRERAVTLTYFLGGLLLPFLVIATSYTIIGLQLRWGRMVPSSSKSFRFIAVVILAFLLCWAPFNILSILILLHPREELPSLALRVGIQVSSSLAYFNSCINPVLYIFMWQDFRDVLKQSLQRVDNQGESMQTQL